A stretch of the Sphingomonas sp. CL5.1 genome encodes the following:
- a CDS encoding adenylate kinase — MNIILLGPPGAGKGTQAARLVADRGMVQLSTGDMLRAAVKAGTPVGLQARAVMESGGLVSDEIVSALIGERLDQGTGNGAIFDGYPRTAAQAESLDELLAARGAKLDYVIELAVDEDALVERIVGRFTCATCGEGYHDKFKQPKVAGTCDVCGGHEFKRRADDNEETVRTRMAEYRAKTAPIIPIYEARGLVRRVDGMADIGEVTAAIEAILDGR, encoded by the coding sequence GTGAACATCATCCTGTTGGGGCCGCCGGGGGCGGGCAAGGGCACGCAGGCGGCGCGGCTGGTCGCCGATCGGGGCATGGTGCAGCTTTCCACCGGCGATATGTTGCGTGCGGCGGTGAAGGCCGGCACGCCGGTCGGGCTGCAGGCCAGGGCGGTGATGGAATCGGGCGGCCTGGTTTCCGACGAGATCGTCTCGGCGCTGATCGGCGAGCGGCTCGACCAGGGCACCGGCAACGGCGCGATCTTCGACGGCTATCCGCGCACCGCCGCGCAGGCCGAATCGCTCGACGAGCTGCTGGCCGCGCGCGGCGCGAAGCTCGACTATGTGATCGAGCTGGCGGTGGATGAAGACGCGCTGGTCGAGCGCATCGTCGGCCGCTTCACCTGCGCCACCTGTGGCGAGGGCTATCACGACAAGTTCAAGCAGCCCAAGGTCGCGGGCACCTGCGACGTGTGCGGCGGGCATGAATTCAAGCGCCGTGCCGACGACAATGAGGAGACGGTGCGCACGCGCATGGCGGAATATCGCGCCAAGACCGCGCCGATCATCCCGATCTACGAAGCGCGCGGGCTGGTTCGCCGTGTCGACGGCATGGCCGACATCGGCGAGGTGACCGCCGCGATAGAGGCGATCCTCGACGGCAGGTGA
- the secY gene encoding preprotein translocase subunit SecY, giving the protein MASAADQMAQSISLAKFSQATDLKKRLWFTIGALIVFRMLSYVPLPGIDPTALGLLSQQTKGGVLDFFNTFSGGALTRMSLIALGVMPYITASIVVQLATSLSPQLAAIKKEGESGRKKLNQYTRYGTVLLTAVQGYFIAVGLEALGANQGVQAVIQPGMMFRIAAVISLIGGTMFLMWLGEQITSRGIGNGVSLIIMAGIVAHLPTSLFNLLEGGRSGSLDPVKLIGIIVAVVLLVLFICFMELAQRRILIQYPKRQTQRGMQAERSHLPLKLNTSGVIPPIFASSLLLMPLTITQFAGNRVSGESWWGDVIISLNQYLQHGSPVYMILYGAGIIFFTFFYTAVQFNPEETAENLKRYGGFIPGIRPGKNTEQYLDYVLTRITVIGAAYLTLICLLPEYLVTALSIPFYLGGTSLLIVVNVTMDTVTQIQSHLLAHQYGDLIKKAKLKGGRLR; this is encoded by the coding sequence ATGGCATCCGCAGCCGACCAGATGGCGCAAAGCATCAGCCTCGCGAAATTCTCGCAGGCGACAGACCTCAAGAAGCGGCTGTGGTTCACGATCGGCGCGCTGATCGTCTTCCGCATGCTGAGCTACGTGCCGCTTCCCGGCATCGACCCGACCGCGCTGGGCCTCCTGAGCCAGCAGACCAAGGGCGGCGTGCTCGATTTCTTCAACACCTTCTCCGGCGGCGCGCTCACCCGCATGTCGCTGATCGCGCTGGGCGTGATGCCGTACATCACCGCCTCGATCGTGGTGCAGCTCGCGACCTCGCTGTCGCCGCAGCTCGCCGCGATCAAGAAGGAAGGCGAGAGCGGGCGCAAGAAGCTCAATCAATATACCCGCTACGGCACCGTGCTGCTGACGGCGGTGCAAGGCTATTTCATCGCCGTCGGGCTGGAGGCGCTGGGCGCCAACCAGGGCGTGCAGGCGGTGATCCAGCCGGGTATGATGTTCCGCATCGCGGCGGTGATCTCGCTGATCGGCGGCACGATGTTCCTGATGTGGCTGGGCGAGCAGATCACCAGCCGGGGCATCGGCAACGGCGTGTCGCTGATCATCATGGCCGGCATCGTCGCGCATCTGCCGACCAGCCTGTTCAACCTGCTCGAGGGCGGCCGTTCGGGCAGCCTCGATCCGGTCAAGCTGATCGGCATCATCGTCGCGGTCGTCCTGCTGGTGCTGTTCATCTGCTTCATGGAGCTGGCGCAGCGCCGCATCCTGATCCAATATCCCAAGCGGCAGACGCAGCGCGGGATGCAGGCCGAGCGCAGCCATCTGCCGCTGAAGCTCAACACGTCGGGCGTGATCCCGCCGATCTTCGCCTCGTCGCTGCTGCTGATGCCGCTCACCATCACCCAGTTCGCGGGCAATCGCGTGTCGGGCGAAAGCTGGTGGGGCGACGTGATCATCAGCCTCAACCAGTATCTCCAGCACGGCTCGCCGGTTTACATGATCCTGTACGGCGCCGGCATCATCTTCTTCACCTTCTTCTACACCGCGGTGCAGTTCAACCCGGAGGAGACGGCGGAGAACCTGAAGCGCTATGGCGGGTTCATCCCCGGCATCCGGCCGGGCAAGAACACCGAGCAATATCTGGATTACGTGCTGACGCGCATCACCGTTATCGGCGCGGCCTATCTCACGCTGATTTGCCTCTTGCCGGAATATCTCGTCACGGCGCTGTCAATTCCCTTTTATCTTGGCGGCACCAGCCTTTTGATCGTGGTCAACGTGACGATGGACACGGTAACGCAAATCCAGTCGCACCTGCTGGCGCACCAGTATGGCGATCTGATCAAGAAGGCGAAGCTGAAGGGCGGCCGCCTGCGCTGA